A genomic region of Mesorhizobium sp. NZP2077 contains the following coding sequences:
- a CDS encoding LysR family transcriptional regulator, giving the protein MEPINLNRLAYFATVIDAGSFTRAAERLGITKAVVSQQVARLEAELQTTLLVRTTRRLEPTEAGRLLHARCVLILRDVEEAVAEVGEGNTEVAGVLRVSASNDYGAIVLAPIAARFRQKFPACGVELFISDAIIDLIGNKIDLSIRVGWLEDSSQQARRIGTFRQILVASRDFAAGVKVDEPEDLSSLPLVANSVLRKPFTWSFSRGDFERRTITMRETFSINSTPAVLEATLAGGGLAVLPDYLVVDYLSQGRLVHMLPDWALPSGGIHVVYPAARFRPQKVTRFVSMLMEHIQD; this is encoded by the coding sequence GTGGAACCGATCAACCTCAACCGCCTCGCCTATTTTGCTACGGTGATCGACGCAGGCTCGTTTACCCGGGCAGCCGAGCGGCTTGGCATCACGAAAGCCGTCGTCAGCCAACAGGTTGCCCGCCTTGAAGCCGAACTGCAGACCACGCTTCTCGTGCGCACGACGCGGAGGCTCGAGCCGACCGAAGCAGGCCGTCTTTTGCATGCACGTTGCGTCCTGATCCTGCGGGACGTTGAAGAGGCCGTCGCCGAGGTTGGCGAGGGCAACACCGAAGTCGCTGGCGTGCTGCGCGTTTCTGCGTCCAATGACTATGGCGCGATCGTGCTGGCCCCGATCGCCGCCCGCTTTCGGCAGAAATTTCCGGCCTGCGGCGTCGAACTGTTCATTTCCGATGCGATAATTGATTTGATCGGCAACAAGATAGACCTGTCCATCCGGGTCGGCTGGCTGGAAGACTCCAGCCAGCAGGCGCGACGCATCGGCACCTTCCGGCAAATCCTGGTCGCATCGCGGGATTTCGCCGCCGGGGTCAAGGTAGACGAACCGGAAGACCTTTCTTCCTTGCCGCTCGTTGCCAATTCCGTCCTTCGCAAGCCGTTCACCTGGAGCTTCAGCCGAGGCGATTTCGAGCGGCGCACCATCACCATGCGCGAGACGTTCTCCATCAACTCGACCCCGGCCGTCCTGGAAGCGACGCTCGCCGGTGGCGGACTGGCGGTTCTGCCGGACTATCTGGTCGTCGATTACCTATCGCAGGGCCGCCTCGTTCATATGCTCCCCGACTGGGCGCTACCCTCCGGCGGCATTCACGTGGTCTATCCGGCGGCGCGCTTTCGCCCGCAAAAAGTGACGCGGTTCGTGTCCATGCTCATGGAACACATCCAGGATTGA
- a CDS encoding MBL fold metallo-hydrolase, with protein sequence MFTRRQIMKTSLALGASAVFAATERGQAAGTTLGWKHFPAGPNGFFRAPVLVSGPSEALLIDGGFTYPDGKALAEAIKATGKKLTTIYVSQSDPDYYFSLKPVREAFPEAKVIAASATLEAIKGSVEKKLAVWGPQLKENGPQALPDIVLPEAFDGPTLSVDGETIEIVNAEEGLDNRRYLFVPSLNAVFGGVMIFAGVHVWTADTQTRESRAAWVKTLEAIAARHPAVVVPGHMAPDAATGPSAVEFTKSYLLTFEEELSKAADGAALKAAMEARFPGLGMGVALDIGSKVAKGEMKWG encoded by the coding sequence ATGTTCACGAGGAGACAGATCATGAAGACCTCATTGGCCCTCGGCGCAAGCGCCGTATTCGCCGCCACCGAGCGCGGCCAAGCCGCCGGCACCACGCTTGGCTGGAAACACTTCCCGGCGGGTCCGAACGGCTTCTTCCGCGCGCCTGTGCTGGTGTCCGGGCCAAGCGAGGCCCTGCTGATCGACGGCGGCTTCACCTATCCGGACGGCAAGGCGCTCGCCGAGGCCATCAAGGCCACCGGCAAGAAGCTGACCACCATCTATGTCAGCCAGTCCGATCCCGATTACTACTTCAGCCTGAAGCCGGTGCGGGAAGCCTTCCCGGAGGCAAAGGTGATTGCTGCTTCCGCCACGCTCGAAGCCATCAAAGGCAGTGTGGAGAAAAAGCTCGCGGTCTGGGGTCCGCAATTGAAGGAAAACGGCCCCCAGGCGCTGCCCGACATCGTTCTGCCCGAGGCATTCGACGGCCCAACGCTTAGTGTCGACGGCGAGACGATCGAGATCGTCAATGCGGAAGAAGGACTCGACAATCGCCGGTACCTGTTCGTGCCCTCGCTCAATGCCGTTTTCGGTGGCGTGATGATCTTCGCGGGCGTTCATGTCTGGACCGCCGACACGCAGACGAGGGAAAGCCGCGCCGCCTGGGTCAAGACGCTGGAGGCTATTGCCGCCCGCCATCCGGCCGTCGTGGTGCCTGGCCACATGGCCCCCGATGCCGCGACCGGTCCCTCGGCCGTGGAATTCACCAAGTCCTATCTTCTCACCTTCGAGGAAGAACTGAGCAAGGCGGCCGACGGCGCCGCGCTGAAGGCCGCCATGGAGGCCCGCTTCCCCGGCCTCGGCATGGGCGTCGCCCTTGATATCGGTTCCAAGGTCGCCAAGGGTGAGATGAAGTGGGGCTGA
- a CDS encoding methylated-DNA--[protein]-cysteine S-methyltransferase, whose amino-acid sequence METTASITAGHAVLETVIGFMGIAWSEKGLIRLCLPERSRESVERRLMRHAGVSASTARPPWVVELIASIKAYAAGEDVDFTGVPVDLDGVDDFRLAIYDAARKLGYGQTTTYGELAKRAGQPGLPRETGAALGANPVPLVIPCHRILAAGGKIGGFSAPGGSVTKEKMLAMEGVRVGPPPPAQVSFGF is encoded by the coding sequence ATGGAAACGACAGCTTCGATCACAGCCGGCCACGCGGTGTTAGAAACAGTGATCGGTTTCATGGGCATCGCCTGGAGCGAAAAGGGCCTGATCCGGCTCTGCCTGCCCGAACGCAGCCGCGAATCCGTGGAACGGCGGCTGATGCGCCACGCCGGCGTTTCCGCGTCCACGGCACGGCCGCCATGGGTGGTCGAGCTGATTGCTTCGATCAAGGCTTATGCCGCGGGCGAGGATGTCGACTTCACCGGCGTGCCGGTCGATCTCGACGGCGTCGATGATTTCCGCCTCGCCATCTACGACGCGGCACGCAAACTCGGCTATGGGCAAACCACCACCTATGGCGAACTGGCCAAGCGCGCCGGCCAGCCCGGCCTGCCGCGCGAAACCGGCGCTGCCCTTGGCGCCAACCCGGTGCCGCTGGTCATCCCGTGCCACCGCATCCTGGCGGCCGGCGGCAAGATCGGCGGCTTCTCGGCGCCAGGCGGCTCGGTCACCAAGGAGAAGATGCTGGCCATGGAAGGCGTGCGCGTCGGCCCGCCGCCGCCGGCGCAGGTGTCTTTCGGGTTCTGA
- a CDS encoding lytic transglycosylase domain-containing protein: MPAKHTLIAIGVILAAAGISGCTSTSQMKAAPALAETATVAGSDAGFTIPLPETVSVLPQSSGIAPVQTAELTPGPTAAPALDPAAQPVAATAAFAGATPTAPAVPAVMTANAGQAPPPSKAGQPVKAAQTYTTAGLIVPAVAGSGQKLPGVQQVAYVVPQNPAALVQFPSAPLSPAAPEEHTGMRGDVDRLIVKYAALYQVPVDLVRHVVNRESTFNPKAYNNGHWGLMQIKHATARGMGYDGPAKGLFDAETNLKYAVKYLRGAWLVADGNAKKADWLYQTGYYFDAKRKGLLEATGLGTDRKRHRLQPDA; this comes from the coding sequence TTGCCAGCAAAACATACCCTTATCGCGATCGGCGTGATCCTGGCGGCGGCCGGCATCAGCGGCTGCACCTCGACCTCGCAGATGAAGGCAGCACCTGCCTTGGCCGAAACCGCGACCGTTGCCGGCAGCGATGCCGGCTTCACCATTCCGCTGCCGGAAACGGTTTCGGTGCTGCCGCAATCCTCGGGCATTGCCCCCGTCCAGACCGCCGAACTGACGCCTGGCCCGACTGCCGCGCCAGCGCTTGATCCCGCCGCCCAGCCGGTTGCCGCGACCGCGGCCTTTGCCGGAGCGACGCCGACGGCACCGGCCGTGCCCGCCGTGATGACCGCCAATGCCGGGCAGGCGCCGCCGCCAAGCAAGGCGGGCCAGCCGGTCAAGGCGGCGCAGACATACACCACCGCCGGGCTCATCGTGCCGGCAGTCGCCGGCAGTGGCCAGAAACTGCCCGGCGTGCAGCAGGTGGCCTATGTCGTGCCGCAGAACCCGGCTGCCCTGGTGCAGTTTCCGTCCGCGCCGCTCAGCCCTGCCGCTCCGGAAGAGCACACTGGCATGCGCGGTGACGTCGACCGGCTGATCGTCAAATACGCCGCCCTCTACCAGGTGCCGGTCGATCTGGTGCGCCATGTCGTCAACCGCGAGAGCACCTTCAACCCCAAGGCCTACAACAATGGCCATTGGGGTCTGATGCAGATCAAGCACGCGACGGCACGGGGCATGGGCTATGACGGGCCGGCCAAGGGCCTGTTCGACGCCGAGACCAATTTGAAATACGCGGTCAAATATCTGCGTGGCGCCTGGCTGGTGGCCGACGGCAACGCCAAGAAGGCCGACTGGCTCTATCAGACCGGCTATTATTTCGACGCCAAGCGCAAGGGCCTGCTCGAGGCGACCGGCCTCGGCACCGACCGCAAGCGGCACCGCCTGCAGCCCGACGCCTGA
- a CDS encoding GNAT family N-acetyltransferase, which translates to MPEPRPPALNDIRLRKILDETLVAAHWPDGFTMRSFEPGDAPPLHALLSEVFDDGTDGPFDEWWPRISGDPEFDPALCFLVIDAKGRLAAAALCWASAFVKDLAVHPEARGKGIGEALMWHAFASFRERGAAHVDLKTNTVENAAAVRLYQRLGMFEVDWHS; encoded by the coding sequence ATGCCCGAACCGCGCCCGCCGGCCCTGAACGACATCCGGCTGCGCAAGATACTCGACGAGACGCTGGTTGCAGCGCACTGGCCGGATGGTTTTACCATGCGCAGCTTCGAGCCGGGTGACGCGCCGCCACTGCATGCGCTGTTGAGCGAGGTGTTCGACGACGGCACCGATGGCCCGTTCGACGAATGGTGGCCGCGCATCTCAGGTGATCCCGAATTCGACCCGGCGCTGTGCTTCCTGGTCATCGACGCCAAGGGCCGGCTGGCGGCGGCAGCACTTTGTTGGGCCTCGGCCTTCGTCAAAGATCTCGCCGTTCATCCCGAGGCGCGCGGCAAGGGCATTGGCGAGGCGCTGATGTGGCATGCCTTCGCCAGTTTTCGTGAACGGGGCGCCGCCCATGTCGACCTCAAGACCAACACGGTCGAAAACGCCGCCGCGGTGCGGCTCTACCAACGGCTCGGCATGTTCGAGGTAGATTGGCATAGTTGA
- a CDS encoding lysozyme inhibitor LprI family protein, with translation MRLLLSTLILAAPLLAGVARADDCANASDQATLDACAGKDFDAADKKLNNAYKQITDRLKDNAASKKLLVDAQRAWVAFRDAECNFQGGPPETAGSVRPMVVANCQAGLTNLRLKDFQNYLHCEEGVLDCPVPAAP, from the coding sequence ATGCGGCTTCTACTCTCCACCCTGATCCTTGCCGCTCCGCTGCTTGCTGGCGTGGCCCGGGCCGACGACTGCGCCAACGCGTCGGATCAGGCCACACTCGACGCATGCGCCGGCAAGGATTTCGACGCGGCCGACAAGAAGCTCAACAACGCCTACAAGCAGATCACGGACAGGCTGAAGGACAATGCGGCGTCGAAAAAACTGCTGGTCGACGCACAGCGTGCCTGGGTCGCCTTCCGCGATGCCGAATGCAACTTCCAGGGCGGCCCGCCCGAAACCGCCGGCAGCGTGCGTCCGATGGTGGTGGCCAATTGCCAGGCGGGTCTCACCAACCTCAGGCTGAAGGATTTTCAGAACTATCTCCACTGCGAGGAAGGCGTGCTGGATTGCCCGGTGCCGGCGGCGCCGTAG
- a CDS encoding DUF899 family protein, which produces MITFPNESARYRTARERLLKKEIELRRAMEAVAEARRALPPGGLIRQDYVFDALDADCKPAKIKLSELFAPGKDSLILYQMMFPRHPQETRDVAVSGGTARLARSDQPCPSCTALLDQLDGAVGHLEAAGFNFAVVAKTALENVVTLSRDRGWKHMRLVSSAANSFKRDYNAEDADGAQMPLLSVFHRDGDGIRHFWSSELGFAPTDPGQDPRAIGTCEILWNLMDFTPEGRPDWREQLQYGCCH; this is translated from the coding sequence ATGATCACCTTCCCCAACGAATCCGCCAGATACCGCACCGCGCGCGAAAGACTGCTGAAGAAGGAAATCGAGCTGCGCCGCGCCATGGAAGCCGTGGCCGAGGCGCGACGCGCGCTGCCGCCGGGCGGGCTGATCCGCCAGGATTATGTCTTCGATGCGCTCGATGCCGACTGCAAGCCGGCGAAGATTAAGTTGTCGGAACTGTTTGCGCCGGGCAAGGATTCGCTCATCCTCTACCAGATGATGTTTCCACGCCATCCGCAGGAGACGCGCGATGTGGCGGTGAGCGGCGGCACCGCCAGGCTCGCCAGGTCGGACCAGCCATGCCCGTCCTGCACGGCATTGCTCGACCAGCTCGACGGCGCCGTCGGCCATCTCGAAGCCGCCGGCTTCAATTTTGCGGTGGTGGCGAAAACCGCGCTCGAAAACGTGGTCACGCTCAGCCGGGATCGTGGCTGGAAGCACATGCGGCTGGTGTCGTCGGCCGCCAACAGCTTCAAGCGCGACTACAATGCCGAGGATGCCGACGGCGCGCAGATGCCGCTGCTGTCGGTGTTCCATCGCGATGGTGACGGTATCAGGCATTTCTGGTCGTCCGAACTCGGCTTCGCGCCGACCGACCCCGGGCAGGACCCGCGCGCCATCGGCACCTGCGAGATCCTGTGGAACCTGATGGATTTTACGCCGGAAGGGCGGCCGGATTGGAGGGAGCAGCTGCAGTATGGGTGTTGCCATTAG
- a CDS encoding endonuclease domain-containing protein, whose product MPHQPVLPDRRRFARTLRHEPTEAEDKLWHELRGRKLDRIKFRRQVPIGRFIADFLCAEAMLIVEIDGSQHADSTHDRERDAELKLRGFRVLRFWNDDVLRELDSVCDTIIAYVRDTSLQPWR is encoded by the coding sequence ATGCCACACCAACCCGTCCTACCAGACAGAAGGCGTTTTGCCAGAACCTTACGCCACGAGCCGACCGAAGCAGAGGACAAGCTTTGGCATGAGTTGCGCGGTCGAAAACTGGATCGGATCAAGTTCCGCCGCCAAGTGCCGATTGGACGCTTCATTGCCGACTTTCTTTGTGCGGAGGCAATGCTGATCGTTGAGATAGACGGTAGCCAGCATGCGGATTCAACCCACGATCGTGAGCGGGACGCCGAACTGAAACTCCGGGGTTTCCGTGTACTACGCTTCTGGAATGATGATGTGTTGCGAGAACTGGATTCAGTCTGTGACACCATCATCGCCTATGTTCGGGACACAAGTTTGCAACCGTGGCGGTGA
- a CDS encoding cupin domain-containing protein — MPKIDLSAVPIRKGSGYPAPFDAPCATRTRRRLGDAGGLTDFGVNLMTLPPGAWSSQRHWHSHEDELVYVLEGELTLVEDGGETLLKAGDSAAFAKNSGNGHHMINRSTVTARYLEVGSRNPDDVITCSDIDMMSPNSDGRFLHKDGTPYPGQG; from the coding sequence ATGCCCAAGATCGACCTCTCCGCCGTCCCCATCCGCAAAGGCTCCGGCTACCCCGCACCCTTCGACGCCCCTTGCGCCACCCGCACCCGCCGGCGCCTCGGCGATGCCGGCGGGCTCACCGATTTCGGCGTCAACCTCATGACGCTCCCGCCCGGCGCCTGGTCGAGCCAGCGCCACTGGCACAGCCATGAGGACGAACTCGTCTATGTGCTGGAAGGCGAGTTGACGCTGGTCGAGGATGGCGGCGAGACGCTGCTCAAGGCGGGCGATAGTGCTGCCTTCGCCAAGAACAGCGGCAACGGCCACCACATGATCAACCGGTCGACGGTCACGGCGCGCTACCTGGAAGTCGGCTCGCGCAATCCGGACGATGTCATCACTTGCTCCGACATCGACATGATGAGCCCGAATTCGGATGGGCGGTTTCTGCATAAGGATGGCACGCCGTATCCGGGGCAAGGGTGA
- a CDS encoding RidA family protein, producing MKKEVIEVPVMSAKVRSLGLPCSTAVRANGFVFISATPPVDMVTGEMVRGDIETQTEASLKALKHCLEAAGTSLDNVVMVRIYAVNSGFYNAINRVYAKYFATNPPARSFVPVASWPMEFDIEIECVAVA from the coding sequence ATGAAAAAAGAAGTCATCGAAGTACCGGTCATGTCGGCCAAGGTTCGCTCTCTCGGCCTGCCCTGCTCGACAGCGGTAAGGGCCAACGGCTTCGTGTTCATCTCGGCGACGCCGCCGGTGGACATGGTGACCGGCGAGATGGTGCGCGGCGATATCGAAACGCAGACCGAGGCGTCGCTGAAGGCGCTGAAACATTGCCTGGAAGCGGCCGGCACCTCGCTGGACAACGTGGTGATGGTCCGCATCTACGCCGTCAATTCCGGCTTCTACAACGCCATCAACCGGGTCTATGCCAAGTATTTTGCGACCAACCCGCCGGCGCGGAGTTTTGTGCCGGTGGCGTCCTGGCCGATGGAGTTTGATATTGAGATTGAATGTGTCGCCGTGGCGTGA
- a CDS encoding DUF4236 domain-containing protein has protein sequence MSFRFQRRVSIFPGVRLNFSGGGVSTTIGVRGAGVTFGKHGTFLNLGIPGSGISLRTRIDKPTSPNNFQPGRASQPTAPEMLPTPLSPLYRPLLPGEGEIASAPVSSLTSPGLADLKKLINEADALRKRLEQELADAEKKRKRAEIRLNRSLWLIARLFNWRRIPHLQAKVLEERNNVDKLEASLNDVIVNLEFDFDQNMIEKYQRDFESDFRKATQSAKIWDVTASYFADKFKQRTVANHMVERKTINFGFGNSEIVNSPVSPMRLGNANGEDILIYPAFVLMRDQTGDFALIDLMETSLTFSGVAFHEEEVVPADANVIGKTWKYANKDGSPDRRFNNNFPIPIVRCGELRLTGKQGLNEAFQLSNASSANALASSFANWQKILSSGPITSGPKATPTGSAEESFSDERNPREWGEIRHRGRSIYLAFDLIFIFFSILLIVHLFSGTSTSGMPTDFPKGVERQEIKPTINESPPARPEPIAPSNIRKIQPPELDVHAQNPPKDSTGEEPQPSHKPTEHPARVKVDFANVRSSPSTKSEVILRLPKGAILNVIGKTNDWYQVKLDTGTGWMNSVTLDVDK, from the coding sequence ATGTCCTTTCGTTTCCAGAGACGAGTCAGCATTTTCCCGGGAGTTAGACTTAACTTCAGCGGCGGAGGTGTAAGCACGACAATCGGCGTAAGGGGCGCCGGTGTAACTTTCGGCAAACACGGCACATTCCTAAACTTGGGCATACCGGGATCGGGAATCTCGCTCAGAACCCGAATAGATAAGCCGACGTCACCTAATAATTTTCAGCCGGGGCGGGCCTCTCAGCCCACTGCCCCCGAAATGCTGCCAACACCGTTGAGCCCTCTTTATCGTCCCTTGCTCCCCGGTGAAGGTGAAATTGCAAGCGCACCAGTTTCATCGCTAACCAGCCCCGGCCTTGCGGATCTGAAAAAGCTTATAAACGAAGCTGACGCTCTAAGAAAACGGCTCGAGCAGGAACTGGCCGACGCCGAAAAGAAGCGAAAAAGGGCCGAGATTCGCCTCAATCGATCGCTTTGGCTCATCGCACGTCTATTTAATTGGCGTCGGATTCCACACCTACAGGCCAAAGTACTTGAGGAGAGAAACAACGTCGATAAACTGGAAGCGAGTTTAAACGACGTAATTGTGAATCTCGAGTTCGATTTCGATCAAAATATGATCGAAAAATATCAGAGAGATTTCGAATCTGATTTTCGGAAGGCCACGCAGTCTGCAAAGATATGGGATGTGACAGCATCATATTTTGCCGATAAATTTAAGCAGAGAACCGTCGCAAATCACATGGTCGAGAGAAAGACCATCAATTTTGGATTCGGTAATTCCGAGATAGTCAATTCGCCCGTTTCTCCCATGCGCCTGGGAAACGCAAATGGCGAAGACATCCTCATATATCCCGCATTTGTTCTTATGCGCGACCAGACAGGAGATTTTGCTCTCATAGATTTGATGGAAACATCTCTGACATTTTCGGGAGTCGCGTTTCATGAAGAAGAAGTTGTTCCGGCCGATGCCAATGTGATTGGAAAAACTTGGAAGTATGCAAATAAAGATGGATCTCCGGACCGGCGATTCAACAACAATTTTCCCATACCTATTGTCAGATGTGGAGAACTGAGGTTAACCGGAAAGCAGGGGCTGAACGAAGCCTTTCAGCTTAGCAATGCATCCAGCGCCAACGCTCTCGCATCTTCTTTTGCAAATTGGCAGAAGATTTTATCTAGCGGACCGATCACATCAGGCCCAAAGGCCACTCCGACTGGGAGCGCGGAGGAATCATTCAGCGATGAAAGGAACCCACGGGAATGGGGCGAAATAAGGCATCGCGGTAGATCAATATATCTGGCTTTCGATCTTATTTTTATTTTTTTCTCTATTCTTTTGATTGTACATCTCTTTTCCGGAACCTCTACATCTGGAATGCCAACAGATTTTCCGAAAGGGGTCGAGAGGCAAGAGATCAAGCCGACAATAAATGAATCGCCTCCTGCGCGCCCAGAGCCCATCGCCCCTTCCAACATTCGAAAGATTCAACCGCCTGAACTAGACGTTCACGCCCAGAATCCACCCAAAGACTCTACAGGAGAGGAACCTCAACCAAGCCATAAACCCACTGAGCATCCGGCAAGAGTGAAAGTAGATTTCGCAAATGTTCGGTCAAGTCCGTCCACCAAAAGTGAGGTCATACTACGATTGCCAAAGGGCGCAATTTTAAATGTCATAGGGAAGACCAACGATTGGTATCAGGTGAAGCTCGATACCGGCACTGGTTGGATGAACTCTGTCACTCTGGATGTTGACAAGTAG